The Trichocoleus sp. FACHB-46 genome has a segment encoding these proteins:
- the efp gene encoding elongation factor P, whose translation MISSNDFRPGVTIELDGNVWRVVEFLHVKPGKGSAFVRTKLKNAQNGNVVERTFRAGEVVPQANLEKSTMQHTYKDGEDFVFMDMETYEEGRLSASQIGDRVKYLKEGMEVNVVRWGAQVLEVELPNSVVLEVTQTDPGLKGDTATGGTKPAIVETGAQVMVPLFITIGERIKVDTRSDTYLGREKD comes from the coding sequence ATGATCTCCAGTAATGACTTTCGACCCGGCGTCACTATTGAATTGGATGGCAACGTGTGGCGAGTTGTGGAATTTCTCCACGTTAAACCCGGTAAAGGATCTGCCTTCGTTCGCACCAAACTAAAGAACGCCCAAAATGGCAACGTTGTAGAAAGAACCTTCCGGGCTGGAGAGGTTGTGCCTCAGGCCAATTTGGAAAAGAGCACGATGCAACATACCTATAAAGACGGCGAAGACTTTGTCTTTATGGACATGGAGACTTACGAAGAAGGACGCTTAAGCGCTTCTCAGATTGGCGATCGCGTGAAGTACCTCAAAGAAGGGATGGAAGTCAACGTCGTTCGTTGGGGTGCCCAAGTTCTGGAAGTTGAACTGCCTAACTCAGTGGTTTTAGAAGTTACTCAAACCGATCCAGGTCTCAAGGGTGATACCGCTACAGGTGGCACTAAGCCTGCGATCGTAGAAACAGGTGCTCAAGTCATGGTGCCTCTCTTTATTACGATTGGAGAGCGCATTAAGGTTGATACTCGCAGCGATACCTACCTAGGTCGGGAAAAAGACTAG